Proteins from one Sabethes cyaneus chromosome 2, idSabCyanKW18_F2, whole genome shotgun sequence genomic window:
- the LOC128735878 gene encoding uncharacterized protein K02A2.6-like, producing MGTSESTESTYAWDSRVERDDERGLDTQPLEESDVILDVTEYHNLATRISDLTFTAKGKTMQDSRPVSAFRCDQIETTYDITDQYAKRAKLLHLGGPALQVVFKNLKDYDHVPLVTLEPKWYNCAIEKLDEFFEPRHQSTSERRKLRSMKQKTGERFADYVIRLKQQVSQCGFDKYGAEVSAILSDIYLTDTVVEGCNSNEVRRRILLKDLSFSEIEALGIVHEGVDQQIDEIGVDRRPEKIFKIEQQGSSKKKFVATAGKPTEMSCSNCGRLRHIAVSLICPARGKQCRNCKSYGHFERLCRKAKRPQDRKTDKFVRVVDGNWNPDVSKENVDNSETKVYYAFYSGNESNIITCEVGGVLLDMLIDSGSDANLVSGETWRKLKSEQVDVCSSTRGSSRILRAYGSPEPLTILGSFIAYISANDQRIRAKFFVVEGGQQCLLGDETAKQLGVLKVGLNINNIEVCPFSKMNGVSATIRIDPQAIPVYQPMRRIPVPLEEAVDRKSDEMLKRDIIEVKTGPTTWVSPLVVVGKSNGEPRLCLDLRRVNEAVLREHHPMPSVDDYLAKLGRGRLWSKLDIKEAFLQIELAEDSRDATTFMTRRGLYRFKRLPFGLVTAPELFQKTMDETLSGCEGVFWYLDDVLVEGSDLKEHDERLEKVLSRLKNRGIELNWGKCQLRVTELDFLGHKISQDGVMPAKSKIQAIQSFRAPQCEAEVRSFLGLANYLAKFVPMLATVDEPLRRLLRKEIKFEWTQEQSKSFHAIKDAMSKIENLGFYRVEDHTAVLTDASPCGLGAILIQFDEAGKHRVISFASESLTDTERRYCQTEKEALAIVWGVERFQYYLLGKTFDIYTDCKALSFLFSQRSKPCARIERWVLRLQAFDYKVIFTSGKDNVADTLSRLSIQKAIPFDSSEEIFIREVVMHAVNSSALTWRDIAEASKADSEIQQVLNTLESGENQDLPIVYRVIANELCDFQGVLIRGDRIVVPCSLREKVLLTAHEGHPRITMMKNHLRSHVWWPKMDVQVEKIVKNCRGCTLVGAPEPPEPLQRSQLPSYPWHTIALDFFGPLPEGQHLMVVIDYYSRFMEVCEMETTTAQDVIRELSIMFSRYGIPVTLKADNAPQLSADCAEFKQFCDANGIKLMNTIPY from the exons ATGGGAACATCAGAGTCGACGGAGTCGACATACGCATGGGATAGCAGAGTAGAACGGGATGACGAAAGGGGATTAGACACGCAACCTTTGGAAGAGTCGGACGTGATTTTGGACGTGACGGAATACCACAATCTGGCGACTAGGATTTCGGACCTTACATTTACAGCGAAAGGAAAAACG atgcaaGATTCACGGCCAGTTTCGGCATTTCGGTGCGATCAAATCGAGACTA CATACGATATTACCGATCAGTATGCAAAGAGAGCCAAGCTTCTTCATCTGGGAGGACCAGCACTGCAAGTCGTTTTCAAGAATTTGAAGGACTACGACCATGTGCCTTTGGTAACACTGGAACCAAAGTGGTATAACTGCGCGATCGAGAAGTTGGATGAGTTTTTTGAGCCCCGCCATCAGAGTACCTCGGAGCGACGAAAGCTTCGTTCGATGAAGCAGAAAACAGGAGAACGCTTTGCAGATTACGTAATCCGGCTGAAGCAACAGGTTTCGCAATGTGGGTTTGACAAGTACGGTGCTGAAGTAAGTGCCATCCTAAGTGACATCTATTTAACTGATACGGTAGTTGAAGGATGTAATTCCAACGAAGTTCGCAGAAGAATCCTATTGAAGGATTTATCCTTTTCGGAAATCGAGGCTTTAGGCATCGTACACGAAGGTGTGGATCAGCAAATAGATGAGATTGGAGTTGATCGGCGACCGGAGAAGATTTTCAAAATCGAGCAACAGGGGAGTAGCAAGAAGAAATTTGTTGCTACTGCTGGAAAACCGACGGAAATGTCTTGCTCTAACTGTGGCCGGCTGCGGCATATCGCTGTCTCACTGATTTGTCCCGCCCGTGGGAAACAGTGCCGTAATTGCAAAAGCTACGGGCACTTTGAAAGATTGTGTCGAAAGGCTAAGCGACCTCAAGACAGAAAAACTGACAAGTTTGTACGAGTGGTAGATGGAAATTGGAATCCTGATGTTTCGAAAGAGAATGTGGATAATAGCGAAACTAAAGTGTATTACGCCTTCTATTCGGGAAACGAATCAAACATCATTACGTGCGAAGTTGGAGGAGTTCTATTGGACATGCTGATCGATTCTGGTTCGGATGCCAACTTGGTTAGTGGAGAGACATGGAGGAAGCTTAAGAGTGAGCAAGTGGATGTGTGCTCCTCGACAAGGGGTAGCTCTCGAATCTTACGTGCTTATGGAAGCCCAGAACCACTTACGATTCTCGGTTCGTTCATAGCGTACATTTCGGCTAATGATCAACGCATTCGAGCGAAATTCTTTGTTGTTGAAGGAGGGCAGCAGTGCCTGCTGGGTGATGAAACAGCAAAGCAACTGGGAGTTTTGAAAGTCGGGTTAAACATAAACAATATTGAAGTTTGCCCTTTCTCAAAGATGAACGGCGTAAGCGCGACGATTCGAATCGATCCACAGGCTATTCCGGTATACCAACCTATGCGCCGGATTCCTGTACCTCTGGAGGAAGCTGTCGACAGGAAATCAGATGAAATGCTGAAACGAGACATCATCGAGGTTAAAACGGGACCTACCACTTGGGTTTCACCACTAGTTGTGGTGGGAAAATCTAATGGTGAACCCCGATTATGTCTGGATCTTCGTAGAGTCAATGAGGCTGTGTTGCGGGAACACCACCCCATGCCATCAGTTGACGATTATTTGGCAAAGCTGGGACGCGGTCGATTGTGGAGCAAGCTTGATATAAAGGAAGCATTTCTCCAGATAGAGTTAGCCGAGGACTCTAGAGATGCGACTACTTTCATGACTCGGCGAGGATTATACCGTTTTAAGCGTTTGCCATTCGGTTTAGTCACAGCTCCAGAGCTGTTTCAGAAGACCATGGACGAGACATTGAGCGGTTGTGAGGGGGTTTTCTGGTACCTGGACGATGTGCTGGTAGAAGGTAGCGATTTAAAGGAACATGATGAACGTTTGGAGAAG GTTTTGTCACGATTGAAAAACCGAGGCATTGAATTGAATTGGGGAAAATGTCAACTGAGAGTTACAGAGCTagactttttggggcataaaatATCTCAAGACGGTGTTATGCCTGCAAAAAGTAAAATACAAGCGATTCAATCGTTTCGAGCACCGCAATGTGAAGCGGAGGTTCGCAGTTTCTTGGGACTTGCAAATTACCTTGCTAAGTTTGTGCCAATGTTAGCTACGGTCGACGAACCATTGCGGAGATTACTACGCAAGGAAATAAAATTCGAATGGACCCAGGAACAGTCGAAGTCATTCCACGCTATCAAAGATGCTATGAGCAAGATCGAGAATTTGGGGTTCTATAGAGTTGAAGACCATACAGCTGTTCTCACCGATGCCAGTCCGTGCGGGCTAGGTGCCATCCTGATTCAGTTCGATGAGGCTGGTAAACACCGTGTCATCAGTTTCGCTTCAGAATCACTGACCGACACGGAGCGCCGTTATTGCCAAACGGAAAAGGAAGCGTTGGCAATAGTTTGGGGCGTAGAGCGTTTCCAGTATTATCTCCTGGGAAAAACATTCGATATCTACACGGATTGCAAAGCTTTAAGTTTTCTTTTCTCCCAGCGTTCTAAACCGTGCGCACGTATAGAAAGGTGGGTGTTGCGGTTGCAAGCATTCGACTACAAAGTAATATTTACGTCAGGAAAAGATAATGTGGCTGATACTTTATCACGGCTATCAATTCAAAAGGCAATACCGTTTGACTCTTCAGAAGAAATCTTTATTCGGGAAGTCGTTATGCACGCAGTAAATTCTTCAGCGTTGACATGGCGAGATATCGCAGAAGCGAGTAAAGCTGATTCAGAAATTCAACAAGTTTTGAATACCCTGGAATCAGGAGAAAATCAAGATTTACCAATCGTATACCGAGTAATCGCCAATGAACTTTGTGATTTTCAAGGCGTGCTTATTCGAGGAGATCGAATCGTTGTTCCGTGTTCTCTCCGAGAAAAAGTACTGCTTACCGCTCACGAAGGTCACCCACGAATCACGATGATGAAGAATCATCTACGTTCCCACGTTTGGTGGCCTAAAATGGATGTTCAGGTAGAGAAAATCGTGAAGAACTGTAGAGGATGTACCTTAGTCGGTGCACCAGAACCTCCGGAGCCTTTACAGCGGAGTCAGCTACCTAGTTATCCATGGCATACGATAGCTTTGGATTTTTTCGGGCCTCTGCCGGAAGGACAACATTTAATGGTTGTTATTGATTATTACAGCCGCTTCATGGAGGTATGCGAAATGGAAACGACAACTGCGCAAGATGTCATAAGAGAACTTTCCATTATGTTCAGCCGATACGGTATTCCTGTTACGTTAAAGGCAGATAATGCACCTCAACTTAGTGCAGACTGTGCGGAGTTTAAGCAATTCTGTGATGCAAATGGCATCAAACTGATGAACACTATTCCCTATTGA